A DNA window from Impatiens glandulifera chromosome 7, dImpGla2.1, whole genome shotgun sequence contains the following coding sequences:
- the LOC124909968 gene encoding probable methyltransferase TCM_000331, whose translation MKVMSNALPIVKDVIKDMFLNHLTPFEVLESFKIADLGCASGPNTILFVSKIIDTIYNLSIQNNNKILEIMVVLNDLHKNDFNNIFLALPSFYDGLKEKYGCDFSQKCFISGVPGSFYQRILPRKSLHFVHSSYSLHWMSQVPENLDNKGHIYMARTCHPNVFNAYKNQFYKDFSSFLTHRSHEILPKGRMVLTFIGRRIYDPSETDIWCLYELLAQSLLDAVSEGFIKQEDVDSFNLPVYHPYKDEVKEIILKEESFDLEKLQVFECNCDPGPDDKDYDYNDKLDEKESGKYLTNCIRSIMEPMLVSHFGELVLDYVFERYKERVANNLDKMKDTNYIDLIICLRKK comes from the exons ATGAAGGTGATGAGTAACGCACTGCCCATTGTCAAGGATGTCATCAAAGATATGTTCCTCAATCATCTAACACCTTTCGAAGTGTTAGAAAGTTTTAAGATTGCGGATCTTGGATGTGCTTCGGGTCCAAACACCATTCTATTTGTGTCCAAGATTATTGACACCATCTACAATCTGTCGATCCAGaacaataacaaaattttagaaataatgGTCGTGTTGAACGATTTACACAAAAACGACTTCAATAACATATTTCTTGCACTACCGTCTTTCTACGATGGACTAAAGGAAAAATATGGATGTGACTTTAGCCAAAAGTGTTTTATTTCTGGGGTGCCAGGATCTTTTTACCAAAGAATTCTTCCACGTAAGAGTTTACATTTTGTACACTCTTCTTATAGCCTTCATTGGATGTCTCAG GTTCCTGAAAATCTTGACAACAAAGGGCATATCTACATGGCAAGAACGTGTCATCCTAATGTGTTCAATGCATATAAGAATCAATTTTACAAGGACTTCTCTTCTTTCCTCACTCATAGATCTCATGAAATTTTGCCCAAGGGTAGAATGGTCCTTACATTTATTGGAAGAAGAATTTATGACCCATCTGAGACTGATATTTGGTGCTTGTATGAATTATTAGCCCAATCTCTTCTTGATGCTGTTTCTGag GGGTTTATTAAACAAGAAGATGTTGATTCATTCAATTTACCGGTTTACCATCCTTATAAGGATGAAGTGAAGGAAATCATTCTAAAGGAGGAATCATTTGATCTTGAAAAGTTACAAGTTTTTGAATGTAACTGTGACCCAGGGCCAGATGATAAAGACTATGATTACAATGATAAATTGGATGAAAAAGAAAGTGggaaatatttaacaaattgcATTAGATCGATTATGGAGCCTATGTTGGTGAGCCATTTTGGAGAGCTTGTCTTGGACTATGTGTTTGAGAGATATAAAGAACGTGTAGCTAATAATCTTGATAAAATGAAGGATACAAATTATATCGATCTCATAATTTGtttaaggaaaaaataa
- the LOC124909969 gene encoding probable jasmonic acid carboxyl methyltransferase 2, with the protein MNTKSILRMNQGHGENSYANNSSLQMKVMSKALPIVKDIINDMFVNNLSLEMSESFNIADLGCASGPNTLLLVTEVIDTIYNLSNKNLQILVVLNDLYKNDFNSIFTTLPSFNEKLKEKYGFEFSQNCFITGVPSSFYERLFPCKSLHFVHSSNSLHWLSQVPKNLDNKGHICIDKACAPNVFDAYKDQFYNDFYTFLNHRSCEIVPNGRMILTFMGRSFPDLLNDDSCYLYELLAQSLNDMASQGLVKQDDVDSFNIPLYAPYKDEVEAIIVDEKSFHLEKIEISQFNWDPLDDDDNNNKFDQIRSGINVANCIRSVTEPMLVTHFGELISLKDVFKIYANRVANHLKTKRTKVVNLTICLRKI; encoded by the exons ATGAATACTAAAAGCATTCTTCGTATGAATCAAGGACACGGGGAAAACAGCTACGCTAATAATTCAAGTCTTCAG ATGAAGGTGATGAGCAAGGCGTTGCCCATTGTAAAGGATATCATCAATGACATGTTTGTCAATAACTTATCACTAGAGATGTCAGAGAGTTTTAATATTGCAGATCTTGGATGTGCTTCAGGGCCTAACACTCTTCTACTTGTGACAGAAGTTATCGATACCATTTACAATTTGTCCAATAAAAATCTACAGATATTGGTCGTCTTGAACGATCTTTACAAAAATGATTTCAACAGCATATTTACCACACTTCCGTCGTTCAACGAgaaactaaaagaaaaatatggATTTGAATTTAGCCAAAATTGTTTCATCACTGGAGTGCCATCATCTTTCTATGAGAGGTTGTTTCCATGCAAAAGTTTGCATTTTGTACACTCTTCTAATAGCCTTCATTGGCTCTCTCAG GTGCCAAAAAATCTAGACAACAAAGGTCATATCTGCATTGACAAAGCTTGTGCTCCCAATGTGTTTGATGCTTACAAGGATCAATTTTACAATGACTTCTACACTTTTCTTAACCATAGATCTTGTGAAATTGTGCCTAATGGAAGAATGATACTTACATTTATGGGAAGGAGTTTTCCAGATCTATTGAACGATGATTCTTGTTATCTTTATGAATTATTAGCCCAATCACTTAATGATATGGCTTCTCAG GGACTCGTTAAACAAGACGATGTTGATTCATTCAATATACCTTTGTACGCTCCTTACAAGGATGAAGTGGAGGCAATCATTGTGGACGAGAAGTCTTTTCATCTTGAAAAGATAGAGATATCCCAATTTAATTGGGATCCACTTGATGACGACGACAACAACAACAAGTTTGATCAAATTCGAAGTGGAATAAATGTAGCAAATTGCATAAGATCAGTTACCGAGCCTATGTTGGTCACTCATTTCGGGGAGTTGATTTCTTTAAAGGATGTGTTTAAGATATACGCAAATCGAGTTGCTAatcatctcaaaacaaaaagGACAAAGGTAGTAAATCTAACCATTTGCCTGAGgaagatataa